In a genomic window of Equus przewalskii isolate Varuska chromosome 4, EquPr2, whole genome shotgun sequence:
- the PRRT4 gene encoding proline-rich transmembrane protein 4 isoform X1: MAGHGCLGLGLFCWVLLAIPVGPQPASSIPGAPLTTLTPPPQSEASMLSLNLGLNFKFHLRGPAAAWGSPVTETQPLSPGLSREPVEEVASGLRTDPLWELLVSSLGNSPPEWGSAEGSSTPWASSLPLESTSPLSGPTDRPTAPYQPRMGTVTWDTALTATASPSSAPRPHQSELELKFDMALRAGAAPTLGHRTLPLLPSLRASLAEIAGRLGPFGFFGTTLSPLRNFSGSSSPGPTTSPASASRVSDSPGFFGTSLSPPPAPLERKLSSQSPLDPAASLSSALIATALLDHAIPTSGPDDPSAASLGNPSVQPECGTEVCSIGELPEGEGQPPVARLPLFFLTLEADWAEARARWGLAWEAHVYGVGALFGLVALLALLALALLPWRCPPGAPCLALLDLLLFSAGTTRAFPLFYDAYGHRDRLPALAWLLLQDLPLPCLAAGLGLACLLLARPRRPRCPAGLAALLLLGLGLAAAAALGSAAHRPLRPLRLASRGLHAFLAALLSGLLLALSCWGGRRRRAGAPLGGSGFKGATPLPQARSPFAPRESWRRAARTAPVAGTFGLLSGALQGYEVLHALGYGGQPGLEGPWSWWAFQLGLRLGEVGVALPLALLGLYPALCSPRVPPRCWAKLFRLSPGHAAPLLPGGWVTGPPDKEPLGSAIARGDAELLQLCALAGPGPDLLLQGGGSRGFEGAAANPAPSPASSPCSDYTVDFRPPSPINLRRSIEEALCSEALLTPGLFQGPAFGEALPGLGLYRTTSLGAKTGAGSSGSFEEAPGSPAPPELPSPGAWPAGSSASSGSLCGLSRDSSSMLLCSSPDRPPRCPLVCVLSPPRPSGSSPSLPASGSYQALSPPSHDSPEPAPELQAEEALLQEQFLDACRQIDELSMGSDTIDL; encoded by the exons ATGGCAGGGCATGGCTGTCTGGGACTGGGGCTGTTCTGCTGGGTCCTGCTTGCTATTCCCGTGGGcccccagcctgcctcctccatcccAGGTGCCCCTCTCACCACTTTGACCCCACCACCTCAGAGTGAGGCCTCTATGCTGTCTCTCAACCTGGGACTTAACTTCAAATTCCACCTTCGGGGACCTGCCGCTGCTTGGGGGAGCCCTGTCACGGAGACCCAGCCGCTCTCTCCTGGGTTGAGCCGGGAACCAGTGGAAGAGGTGGCCAGTGGGCTGAGGACTGACCCCCTTTGGGAACTGCTGGTGAGCTCCCTTGGGAACTCCCCCCCAGAGTGGGGCTCTGCTGAAGGCAGCTCTActccctgggcctcctccctgcctctggaATCCACATCCCCGCTCTCTGGGCCCACCGACCGGCCCACTGCTCCCTATCAGCCCAGGATGGGCACCGTGACCTGGGACACTGCTCTGACGGCCACAGCATCTCCATCCAGTGCTCCCCGGCCCCACCAGAGCGAGCTGGAGCTGAAGTTTGACATGGCACTGAGAGCGGGTGCAGCCCCCACGCTTGGGCATCGAACGctgcccctgctgcccagcctgagggccagcctggcagAGATTGCTGGGCGCCTGGGACCCTTTG GGTTCTTCGGCACTACTCTATCCCCACTCCGGAACTTCTCAGGCTCCAGCTCCCCAGGCCCAACTAcatccccagcctctgcctccagagTTTCGGATTCTCCAG GATTCTTTGGCacctctctgtccccacccccagcccccctgGAGAGAAAGCTCTCAAGCCAAAGCCCGCTGGACCCAGCTGCTTCCCTAAGCTCTGCCTTGATTGCAACAGCATTGTTAG ACCACGCCATCCCCACCTCTGGTCCAGATGACCCCTCTGCCGCCAGCCTTGGGAACCCCTCGGTGCAGCCAGAGTGCGGGACAGAGGTCTGCAGCATCGGAGAATTGCCCGAAGGGGAAGGCCAGCCTCCTGTGGCCCGGCTGCCCCTCTTCTTCCTGACCCTGGAGGCCGattgggcagaggccagggctcGCTGGGGTCTGGCCTGGGAGGCCCATGTGTACGGGGTAGGCGCACTCTTCGGCCTGGTGGCCCTGCTGGCGCTGCTGGCTCTGGCCCTCTTGCCCTGGCGCTGCCCGCCCGGCGCCCCCTGCCTGGCGCTGCTGGACCTGCTCCTGTTCTCGGCCGGGACCACGCGCGCCTTCCCGCTCTTCTACGACGCCTATGGGCACCGCGACCGGCTGCCCGCCCTCGCCTGGCTGCTGCTGCAGGACCTTCCGCTGCCCTGCTTGGCCGCCGGCCTGGGCCTGGCCTGCCTGCTGCTGGCCCGGCCGCGCCGGCCGCGGTGTCCCGCCGGCCTGGCCGCGCTGctcctcctggggctggggctggcggccgccgccgccctcGGGAGCGCCGCCCACCGCCCGCTGCGGCCCCTGCGGCTCGCCTCCCGCGGGCTGCACGCTTTCCTCGCCGCCCTCCTTTCGGGGCTCCTGCTGGCGCTCTCCTGCTGGGGGGGTCGGCGGCGGCGGGCCGGAGCGCCCCTGGGAGGGTCCGGCTTCAAGGGCGCCACACCTCTCCCGCAGGCGCGCAGCCCCTTTGCCCCGCGGGAGTCCTGGCGGCGCGCGGCGCGCACGGCCCCGGTGGCGGGTACCTTCGGGCTGCTGAGCGGAGCCCTGCAGGGCTACGAGGTGCTGCATGCCCTGGGTTACGGCGGCCAGCCTGGCCTGGAGGGCCCCTGGTCCTGGTGGGCCTTCCAGCTAGGCCTGCGCCTGGGCGAGGTGGGCGTCGCGCTCCCGTTGGCGCTGCTGGGCCTCTACCCCGCGCTCTGCAGCCCCCGCGTGCCTCCGCGCTGCTGGGCCAAGCTCTTCCGCTTGTCCCCGGGCCACGCGGCCCCGCTGCTGCCTGGAGGCTGGGTCACCGGGCCCCCGGACAAGGAGCCCCTGGGTAGCGCCATCGCGCGTGGCGACGCGGAGCTGCTGCAGCTGTGCGCCCTGGCGGGGCCAGGCCCCGACCTCCTACTCCAGGGAGGTGGCTCCCGGGGCTTCGAAGGCGCGGCGGCCAACCCGGCACCTTCCCCGGCCTCCTCCCCCTGCAGCGACTACACCGTGGACTTCCGCCCACCCTCCCCAATCAACCTGCGGCGCAGCATCGAGGAGGCCCTCTGCAGCGAGGCTCTGCTCACGCCCGGCCTCTTCCAGGGCCCTGCCTTCGGGGAAGCCTTGCCCGGACTCGGCCTCTACCGCACCACGTCGCTGGGGGCGAAGACGGGGGCCGGGTCTAGTGGGAGTTTTGAGGAGGCCCCTGGCTCCCCGGCTCCCCCAGAGCTCCCCTCTCCCGGGGCCTGGCCCGCGGGCAGCAGTGCCTCATCCGGCTCGCTGTGCGGACTCTCGCGGGACAGCTCGTCCATGCTGCTATGCTCCAGCCCGGACAGGCCGCCCCGCTGTCCGCTGGTCTGCGTCCTCAGTCCCCCAAGGCCCTCAGGGAGCAGCCCTAGCCTCCCGGCCTCAGGATCCTACCAGGCCCTGTCTCCACCTTCCCACGACTCTCCGGAGCCTGCTCCTGAGCTACAGGCCGAAGAGGCCTTGCTGCAGGAGCAATTCCTGGACGCCTGCCGACAGATCGACGAGCTGAGCATGGGCAGCGACACCATAGACCTATGA
- the PRRT4 gene encoding proline-rich transmembrane protein 4 isoform X3, with protein MLSLNLGLNFKFHLRGPAAAWGSPVTETQPLSPGLSREPVEEVASGLRTDPLWELLVSSLGNSPPEWGSAEGSSTPWASSLPLESTSPLSGPTDRPTAPYQPRMGTVTWDTALTATASPSSAPRPHQSELELKFDMALRAGAAPTLGHRTLPLLPSLRASLAEIAGRLGPFGFFGTTLSPLRNFSGSSSPGPTTSPASASRVSDSPGFFGTSLSPPPAPLERKLSSQSPLDPAASLSSALIATALLDHAIPTSGPDDPSAASLGNPSVQPECGTEVCSIGELPEGEGQPPVARLPLFFLTLEADWAEARARWGLAWEAHVYGVGALFGLVALLALLALALLPWRCPPGAPCLALLDLLLFSAGTTRAFPLFYDAYGHRDRLPALAWLLLQDLPLPCLAAGLGLACLLLARPRRPRCPAGLAALLLLGLGLAAAAALGSAAHRPLRPLRLASRGLHAFLAALLSGLLLALSCWGGRRRRAGAPLGGSGFKGATPLPQARSPFAPRESWRRAARTAPVAGTFGLLSGALQGYEVLHALGYGGQPGLEGPWSWWAFQLGLRLGEVGVALPLALLGLYPALCSPRVPPRCWAKLFRLSPGHAAPLLPGGWVTGPPDKEPLGSAIARGDAELLQLCALAGPGPDLLLQGGGSRGFEGAAANPAPSPASSPCSDYTVDFRPPSPINLRRSIEEALCSEALLTPGLFQGPAFGEALPGLGLYRTTSLGAKTGAGSSGSFEEAPGSPAPPELPSPGAWPAGSSASSGSLCGLSRDSSSMLLCSSPDRPPRCPLVCVLSPPRPSGSSPSLPASGSYQALSPPSHDSPEPAPELQAEEALLQEQFLDACRQIDELSMGSDTIDL; from the exons ATGCTGTCTCTCAACCTGGGACTTAACTTCAAATTCCACCTTCGGGGACCTGCCGCTGCTTGGGGGAGCCCTGTCACGGAGACCCAGCCGCTCTCTCCTGGGTTGAGCCGGGAACCAGTGGAAGAGGTGGCCAGTGGGCTGAGGACTGACCCCCTTTGGGAACTGCTGGTGAGCTCCCTTGGGAACTCCCCCCCAGAGTGGGGCTCTGCTGAAGGCAGCTCTActccctgggcctcctccctgcctctggaATCCACATCCCCGCTCTCTGGGCCCACCGACCGGCCCACTGCTCCCTATCAGCCCAGGATGGGCACCGTGACCTGGGACACTGCTCTGACGGCCACAGCATCTCCATCCAGTGCTCCCCGGCCCCACCAGAGCGAGCTGGAGCTGAAGTTTGACATGGCACTGAGAGCGGGTGCAGCCCCCACGCTTGGGCATCGAACGctgcccctgctgcccagcctgagggccagcctggcagAGATTGCTGGGCGCCTGGGACCCTTTG GGTTCTTCGGCACTACTCTATCCCCACTCCGGAACTTCTCAGGCTCCAGCTCCCCAGGCCCAACTAcatccccagcctctgcctccagagTTTCGGATTCTCCAG GATTCTTTGGCacctctctgtccccacccccagcccccctgGAGAGAAAGCTCTCAAGCCAAAGCCCGCTGGACCCAGCTGCTTCCCTAAGCTCTGCCTTGATTGCAACAGCATTGTTAG ACCACGCCATCCCCACCTCTGGTCCAGATGACCCCTCTGCCGCCAGCCTTGGGAACCCCTCGGTGCAGCCAGAGTGCGGGACAGAGGTCTGCAGCATCGGAGAATTGCCCGAAGGGGAAGGCCAGCCTCCTGTGGCCCGGCTGCCCCTCTTCTTCCTGACCCTGGAGGCCGattgggcagaggccagggctcGCTGGGGTCTGGCCTGGGAGGCCCATGTGTACGGGGTAGGCGCACTCTTCGGCCTGGTGGCCCTGCTGGCGCTGCTGGCTCTGGCCCTCTTGCCCTGGCGCTGCCCGCCCGGCGCCCCCTGCCTGGCGCTGCTGGACCTGCTCCTGTTCTCGGCCGGGACCACGCGCGCCTTCCCGCTCTTCTACGACGCCTATGGGCACCGCGACCGGCTGCCCGCCCTCGCCTGGCTGCTGCTGCAGGACCTTCCGCTGCCCTGCTTGGCCGCCGGCCTGGGCCTGGCCTGCCTGCTGCTGGCCCGGCCGCGCCGGCCGCGGTGTCCCGCCGGCCTGGCCGCGCTGctcctcctggggctggggctggcggccgccgccgccctcGGGAGCGCCGCCCACCGCCCGCTGCGGCCCCTGCGGCTCGCCTCCCGCGGGCTGCACGCTTTCCTCGCCGCCCTCCTTTCGGGGCTCCTGCTGGCGCTCTCCTGCTGGGGGGGTCGGCGGCGGCGGGCCGGAGCGCCCCTGGGAGGGTCCGGCTTCAAGGGCGCCACACCTCTCCCGCAGGCGCGCAGCCCCTTTGCCCCGCGGGAGTCCTGGCGGCGCGCGGCGCGCACGGCCCCGGTGGCGGGTACCTTCGGGCTGCTGAGCGGAGCCCTGCAGGGCTACGAGGTGCTGCATGCCCTGGGTTACGGCGGCCAGCCTGGCCTGGAGGGCCCCTGGTCCTGGTGGGCCTTCCAGCTAGGCCTGCGCCTGGGCGAGGTGGGCGTCGCGCTCCCGTTGGCGCTGCTGGGCCTCTACCCCGCGCTCTGCAGCCCCCGCGTGCCTCCGCGCTGCTGGGCCAAGCTCTTCCGCTTGTCCCCGGGCCACGCGGCCCCGCTGCTGCCTGGAGGCTGGGTCACCGGGCCCCCGGACAAGGAGCCCCTGGGTAGCGCCATCGCGCGTGGCGACGCGGAGCTGCTGCAGCTGTGCGCCCTGGCGGGGCCAGGCCCCGACCTCCTACTCCAGGGAGGTGGCTCCCGGGGCTTCGAAGGCGCGGCGGCCAACCCGGCACCTTCCCCGGCCTCCTCCCCCTGCAGCGACTACACCGTGGACTTCCGCCCACCCTCCCCAATCAACCTGCGGCGCAGCATCGAGGAGGCCCTCTGCAGCGAGGCTCTGCTCACGCCCGGCCTCTTCCAGGGCCCTGCCTTCGGGGAAGCCTTGCCCGGACTCGGCCTCTACCGCACCACGTCGCTGGGGGCGAAGACGGGGGCCGGGTCTAGTGGGAGTTTTGAGGAGGCCCCTGGCTCCCCGGCTCCCCCAGAGCTCCCCTCTCCCGGGGCCTGGCCCGCGGGCAGCAGTGCCTCATCCGGCTCGCTGTGCGGACTCTCGCGGGACAGCTCGTCCATGCTGCTATGCTCCAGCCCGGACAGGCCGCCCCGCTGTCCGCTGGTCTGCGTCCTCAGTCCCCCAAGGCCCTCAGGGAGCAGCCCTAGCCTCCCGGCCTCAGGATCCTACCAGGCCCTGTCTCCACCTTCCCACGACTCTCCGGAGCCTGCTCCTGAGCTACAGGCCGAAGAGGCCTTGCTGCAGGAGCAATTCCTGGACGCCTGCCGACAGATCGACGAGCTGAGCATGGGCAGCGACACCATAGACCTATGA
- the PRRT4 gene encoding proline-rich transmembrane protein 4 isoform X2 encodes MAGHGCLGLGLFCWVLLAIPVGPQPASSIPGAPLTTLTPPPQSEASMLSLNLGLNFKFHLRGPAAAWGSPVTETQPLSPGLSREPVEEVASGLRTDPLWELLPRMGTVTWDTALTATASPSSAPRPHQSELELKFDMALRAGAAPTLGHRTLPLLPSLRASLAEIAGRLGPFGFFGTTLSPLRNFSGSSSPGPTTSPASASRVSDSPGFFGTSLSPPPAPLERKLSSQSPLDPAASLSSALIATALLDHAIPTSGPDDPSAASLGNPSVQPECGTEVCSIGELPEGEGQPPVARLPLFFLTLEADWAEARARWGLAWEAHVYGVGALFGLVALLALLALALLPWRCPPGAPCLALLDLLLFSAGTTRAFPLFYDAYGHRDRLPALAWLLLQDLPLPCLAAGLGLACLLLARPRRPRCPAGLAALLLLGLGLAAAAALGSAAHRPLRPLRLASRGLHAFLAALLSGLLLALSCWGGRRRRAGAPLGGSGFKGATPLPQARSPFAPRESWRRAARTAPVAGTFGLLSGALQGYEVLHALGYGGQPGLEGPWSWWAFQLGLRLGEVGVALPLALLGLYPALCSPRVPPRCWAKLFRLSPGHAAPLLPGGWVTGPPDKEPLGSAIARGDAELLQLCALAGPGPDLLLQGGGSRGFEGAAANPAPSPASSPCSDYTVDFRPPSPINLRRSIEEALCSEALLTPGLFQGPAFGEALPGLGLYRTTSLGAKTGAGSSGSFEEAPGSPAPPELPSPGAWPAGSSASSGSLCGLSRDSSSMLLCSSPDRPPRCPLVCVLSPPRPSGSSPSLPASGSYQALSPPSHDSPEPAPELQAEEALLQEQFLDACRQIDELSMGSDTIDL; translated from the exons ATGGCAGGGCATGGCTGTCTGGGACTGGGGCTGTTCTGCTGGGTCCTGCTTGCTATTCCCGTGGGcccccagcctgcctcctccatcccAGGTGCCCCTCTCACCACTTTGACCCCACCACCTCAGAGTGAGGCCTCTATGCTGTCTCTCAACCTGGGACTTAACTTCAAATTCCACCTTCGGGGACCTGCCGCTGCTTGGGGGAGCCCTGTCACGGAGACCCAGCCGCTCTCTCCTGGGTTGAGCCGGGAACCAGTGGAAGAGGTGGCCAGTGGGCTGAGGACTGACCCCCTTTGGGAACTGCTG CCCAGGATGGGCACCGTGACCTGGGACACTGCTCTGACGGCCACAGCATCTCCATCCAGTGCTCCCCGGCCCCACCAGAGCGAGCTGGAGCTGAAGTTTGACATGGCACTGAGAGCGGGTGCAGCCCCCACGCTTGGGCATCGAACGctgcccctgctgcccagcctgagggccagcctggcagAGATTGCTGGGCGCCTGGGACCCTTTG GGTTCTTCGGCACTACTCTATCCCCACTCCGGAACTTCTCAGGCTCCAGCTCCCCAGGCCCAACTAcatccccagcctctgcctccagagTTTCGGATTCTCCAG GATTCTTTGGCacctctctgtccccacccccagcccccctgGAGAGAAAGCTCTCAAGCCAAAGCCCGCTGGACCCAGCTGCTTCCCTAAGCTCTGCCTTGATTGCAACAGCATTGTTAG ACCACGCCATCCCCACCTCTGGTCCAGATGACCCCTCTGCCGCCAGCCTTGGGAACCCCTCGGTGCAGCCAGAGTGCGGGACAGAGGTCTGCAGCATCGGAGAATTGCCCGAAGGGGAAGGCCAGCCTCCTGTGGCCCGGCTGCCCCTCTTCTTCCTGACCCTGGAGGCCGattgggcagaggccagggctcGCTGGGGTCTGGCCTGGGAGGCCCATGTGTACGGGGTAGGCGCACTCTTCGGCCTGGTGGCCCTGCTGGCGCTGCTGGCTCTGGCCCTCTTGCCCTGGCGCTGCCCGCCCGGCGCCCCCTGCCTGGCGCTGCTGGACCTGCTCCTGTTCTCGGCCGGGACCACGCGCGCCTTCCCGCTCTTCTACGACGCCTATGGGCACCGCGACCGGCTGCCCGCCCTCGCCTGGCTGCTGCTGCAGGACCTTCCGCTGCCCTGCTTGGCCGCCGGCCTGGGCCTGGCCTGCCTGCTGCTGGCCCGGCCGCGCCGGCCGCGGTGTCCCGCCGGCCTGGCCGCGCTGctcctcctggggctggggctggcggccgccgccgccctcGGGAGCGCCGCCCACCGCCCGCTGCGGCCCCTGCGGCTCGCCTCCCGCGGGCTGCACGCTTTCCTCGCCGCCCTCCTTTCGGGGCTCCTGCTGGCGCTCTCCTGCTGGGGGGGTCGGCGGCGGCGGGCCGGAGCGCCCCTGGGAGGGTCCGGCTTCAAGGGCGCCACACCTCTCCCGCAGGCGCGCAGCCCCTTTGCCCCGCGGGAGTCCTGGCGGCGCGCGGCGCGCACGGCCCCGGTGGCGGGTACCTTCGGGCTGCTGAGCGGAGCCCTGCAGGGCTACGAGGTGCTGCATGCCCTGGGTTACGGCGGCCAGCCTGGCCTGGAGGGCCCCTGGTCCTGGTGGGCCTTCCAGCTAGGCCTGCGCCTGGGCGAGGTGGGCGTCGCGCTCCCGTTGGCGCTGCTGGGCCTCTACCCCGCGCTCTGCAGCCCCCGCGTGCCTCCGCGCTGCTGGGCCAAGCTCTTCCGCTTGTCCCCGGGCCACGCGGCCCCGCTGCTGCCTGGAGGCTGGGTCACCGGGCCCCCGGACAAGGAGCCCCTGGGTAGCGCCATCGCGCGTGGCGACGCGGAGCTGCTGCAGCTGTGCGCCCTGGCGGGGCCAGGCCCCGACCTCCTACTCCAGGGAGGTGGCTCCCGGGGCTTCGAAGGCGCGGCGGCCAACCCGGCACCTTCCCCGGCCTCCTCCCCCTGCAGCGACTACACCGTGGACTTCCGCCCACCCTCCCCAATCAACCTGCGGCGCAGCATCGAGGAGGCCCTCTGCAGCGAGGCTCTGCTCACGCCCGGCCTCTTCCAGGGCCCTGCCTTCGGGGAAGCCTTGCCCGGACTCGGCCTCTACCGCACCACGTCGCTGGGGGCGAAGACGGGGGCCGGGTCTAGTGGGAGTTTTGAGGAGGCCCCTGGCTCCCCGGCTCCCCCAGAGCTCCCCTCTCCCGGGGCCTGGCCCGCGGGCAGCAGTGCCTCATCCGGCTCGCTGTGCGGACTCTCGCGGGACAGCTCGTCCATGCTGCTATGCTCCAGCCCGGACAGGCCGCCCCGCTGTCCGCTGGTCTGCGTCCTCAGTCCCCCAAGGCCCTCAGGGAGCAGCCCTAGCCTCCCGGCCTCAGGATCCTACCAGGCCCTGTCTCCACCTTCCCACGACTCTCCGGAGCCTGCTCCTGAGCTACAGGCCGAAGAGGCCTTGCTGCAGGAGCAATTCCTGGACGCCTGCCGACAGATCGACGAGCTGAGCATGGGCAGCGACACCATAGACCTATGA
- the PRRT4 gene encoding proline-rich transmembrane protein 4 isoform X4, translating into MAGHGCLGLGLFCWVLLAIPVGPQPASSIPGAPLTTLTPPPQSEASMLSLNLGLNFKFHLRGPAAAWGSPVTETQPLSPGLSREPVEEVASGLRTDPLWELLVSSLGNSPPEWGSAEGSSTPWASSLPLESTSPLSGPTDRPTAPYQPRMGTVTWDTALTATASPSSAPRPHQSELELKFDMALRAGAAPTLGHRTLPLLPSLRASLAEIAGRLGPFGFFGTTLSPLRNFSGSSSPGPTTSPASASRVSDSPGFFGTSLSPPPAPLERKLSSQSPLDPAASLSSALIATALLDHAIPTSGPDDPSAASLGNPSVQPECGTEVCSIGELPEGEGQPPVARLPLFFLTLEADWAEARARWGLAWEAHVYGRLHRGLPPTLPNQPAAQHRGGPLQRGSAHARPLPGPCLRGSLARTRPLPHHVAGGEDGGRV; encoded by the exons ATGGCAGGGCATGGCTGTCTGGGACTGGGGCTGTTCTGCTGGGTCCTGCTTGCTATTCCCGTGGGcccccagcctgcctcctccatcccAGGTGCCCCTCTCACCACTTTGACCCCACCACCTCAGAGTGAGGCCTCTATGCTGTCTCTCAACCTGGGACTTAACTTCAAATTCCACCTTCGGGGACCTGCCGCTGCTTGGGGGAGCCCTGTCACGGAGACCCAGCCGCTCTCTCCTGGGTTGAGCCGGGAACCAGTGGAAGAGGTGGCCAGTGGGCTGAGGACTGACCCCCTTTGGGAACTGCTGGTGAGCTCCCTTGGGAACTCCCCCCCAGAGTGGGGCTCTGCTGAAGGCAGCTCTActccctgggcctcctccctgcctctggaATCCACATCCCCGCTCTCTGGGCCCACCGACCGGCCCACTGCTCCCTATCAGCCCAGGATGGGCACCGTGACCTGGGACACTGCTCTGACGGCCACAGCATCTCCATCCAGTGCTCCCCGGCCCCACCAGAGCGAGCTGGAGCTGAAGTTTGACATGGCACTGAGAGCGGGTGCAGCCCCCACGCTTGGGCATCGAACGctgcccctgctgcccagcctgagggccagcctggcagAGATTGCTGGGCGCCTGGGACCCTTTG GGTTCTTCGGCACTACTCTATCCCCACTCCGGAACTTCTCAGGCTCCAGCTCCCCAGGCCCAACTAcatccccagcctctgcctccagagTTTCGGATTCTCCAG GATTCTTTGGCacctctctgtccccacccccagcccccctgGAGAGAAAGCTCTCAAGCCAAAGCCCGCTGGACCCAGCTGCTTCCCTAAGCTCTGCCTTGATTGCAACAGCATTGTTAG ACCACGCCATCCCCACCTCTGGTCCAGATGACCCCTCTGCCGCCAGCCTTGGGAACCCCTCGGTGCAGCCAGAGTGCGGGACAGAGGTCTGCAGCATCGGAGAATTGCCCGAAGGGGAAGGCCAGCCTCCTGTGGCCCGGCTGCCCCTCTTCTTCCTGACCCTGGAGGCCGattgggcagaggccagggctcGCTGGGGTCTGGCCTGGGAGGCCCATGTGTACGGG CGACTACACCGTGGACTTCCGCCCACCCTCCCCAATCAACCTGCGGCGCAGCATCGAGGAGGCCCTCTGCAGCGAGGCTCTGCTCACGCCCGGCCTCTTCCAGGGCCCTGCCTTCGGGGAAGCCTTGCCCGGACTCGGCCTCTACCGCACCACGTCGCTGGGGGCGAAGACGGGGGCCGGGTCTAG